In Mytilus edulis chromosome 6, xbMytEdul2.2, whole genome shotgun sequence, the following proteins share a genomic window:
- the LOC139526489 gene encoding uncharacterized protein — protein MADHFIHRARDLWNGRMLMLKNMLQAWLSKNNSTQWAVQFIEFQKNRSYHRVIGQSPCKALFGSEPKVGLECLVPRDLLPGIQTEEDLEIIFEASSVATDNNDSEYPFSEAEHNTDTEIETDKAMSDNDIITGTLLTLKLNRMGMIQQCL, from the coding sequence ATGGCAGACCACTTCATCCACAGAGCCAGGGATCTGTGGAATGGGCGAATGCTGATGTTAAAAAATATGCTTCAAGCATGGCTTAGTAAAAATAATTCTACACAATGGGCTGTGCAATTTATTGAATTTCAGAAAAATCGATCGTATCATCGTGTGATAGGACAATCTCCATGCAAAGCATTGTTTGGTTCTGAGCCAAAAGTAGGATTGGAGTGTTTAGTTCCTAGAGATCTTCTTCCAGGTATTCAAACAGAAGAAGACCTAGAAATAATATTTGAAGCAAGTTCTGTAGCCACTGACAATAATGATAGTGAATACCCTTTTTCCGAGGCAGAACATAATACTGACACTGAAATTGAAACTGACAAAGCAATGTCTGATAATGATATTATTACTGGCACTTTATTAACACTGAAACTGAATAGAATGGGCATGATTCAGCAATGTCTTTAA